A region of Paenimyroides aestuarii DNA encodes the following proteins:
- a CDS encoding sensor histidine kinase gives MKLKHRLALYSIVIFSVIILIVSAVVYFSFYTQMEKKEIQSLENKTLLSALYYLEQDELPTFEHENVKSMLLKSISRKNIIIYDSINKKFNGEMRFDKNITNDFIEMVRTNNNHSFTDEHFFYNGIFYHDNQGDFVVITREPKDEFNEQMLSLLHILAIVSVIGLAFIYFFSLFLGHIAYEPILKIISQIKERDTRNFNQPLELKKTYAEIDDLMETYNHFIHKISQTFTIQKNFIDYVSHELRTPITALLGTLEVAHNKKRTLEEHEQIINQLKQYTNDLQETLDQMMLLSGVKTSFEFKSVRIDEIVWQVIENAVLYHNAQIDVDLQVTNEALLTLQGNEQMLEVALNNLVGNAIKYSGNKLVNIRFYEKNNRLILAIIDQGIGIPASDLKQIKQNFYRGNNTGEFQGKGIGLSMADIILQMHNATLTLSANHPVGTIVELAF, from the coding sequence ATGAAATTAAAACACCGCCTTGCCTTGTATTCTATTGTGATCTTTAGTGTCATTATCCTTATTGTTTCTGCAGTGGTCTATTTTTCTTTTTATACCCAAATGGAAAAAAAGGAAATACAATCGCTTGAAAACAAAACCCTTCTATCTGCTTTATACTATTTAGAACAAGATGAACTGCCTACTTTTGAACACGAAAACGTGAAAAGCATGTTGCTGAAAAGCATCTCCCGGAAAAACATCATCATCTATGATTCTATAAATAAAAAATTCAACGGTGAAATGCGGTTCGATAAAAACATCACCAATGATTTTATTGAAATGGTTCGAACAAACAACAACCATTCATTTACGGACGAACACTTTTTTTATAACGGTATTTTTTACCATGACAATCAAGGCGATTTTGTGGTGATTACCCGCGAACCAAAAGATGAATTTAACGAGCAAATGCTTTCCTTGTTGCATATTTTGGCAATTGTATCGGTAATTGGGCTTGCTTTTATTTATTTCTTTTCTCTTTTTTTAGGACATATTGCTTATGAACCTATTCTAAAAATTATTTCACAAATTAAAGAGCGCGACACCCGCAATTTTAATCAACCGCTTGAATTGAAGAAAACATACGCCGAAATTGATGATTTAATGGAAACTTATAATCATTTTATCCATAAAATTTCGCAAACATTCACGATTCAAAAAAACTTTATCGATTATGTTTCGCACGAACTTCGAACACCAATAACTGCCTTATTGGGAACTTTGGAAGTTGCTCACAACAAAAAACGCACCCTAGAAGAACACGAACAAATTATTAATCAATTAAAACAATATACCAACGATTTACAAGAAACATTAGACCAAATGATGCTGCTTTCGGGTGTGAAAACCAGTTTTGAGTTTAAATCGGTGCGTATTGATGAAATTGTTTGGCAAGTAATTGAAAACGCTGTTTTGTATCACAATGCACAAATTGATGTTGATTTACAAGTAACCAACGAAGCGTTGCTCACGCTGCAAGGAAACGAACAAATGCTTGAAGTTGCCCTAAACAACTTGGTGGGCAATGCTATAAAATATTCAGGCAACAAACTGGTTAACATTCGTTTTTACGAAAAAAACAACCGCTTAATTTTGGCAATTATTGATCAAGGAATCGGTATTCCTGCAAGCGATTTAAAACAAATTAAACAGAACTTTTACCGCGGCAACAATACCGGCGAATTTCAAGGCAAAGGTATTGGGCTTTCTATGGCAGATATTATTTTGCAAATGCACAATGCCACGCTTACTTTGAGCGCAAATCACCCAGTGGGAACTATTGTTGAATTAGCCTTTTAA